GGAACATATACGGCAGCGGCGCCTACTACAGGCAGCATAGAAGTACAACAGGTGACAGCAAACCAAAATATTGGTTCGGGTACCTGGAAAATAAAGTAGCCGATCAGGGAGACGATACCCTGTATGATAGCAATGAGGGGAATTCCCACCGCATTGGCAATCACCAGTTTGCGGAATTCTGAGCCCAGTCGGAGTACGTTTTCATCTTTTAGCGGAATATATTCGTAGAGGTACGCTTCCATTTCCCTGCCGGATACCAGCATGAAATATAAAATAAAATACAGGATAGCGATCGTTGTAAGCGTATTGAAGGTGGCGCCCAGCAGGCGGGGGAGAACAGCGGTCAAATAGCCCTGCAGTTGTTCCAGTTTTACCTGCGAAAGCACATCTATTTTGGTAGCACCATTTATTCGTTCATTGAGCGATTTGAGGCCAGCGATGAGTTCTGATGTGTGTTCAATGGCATAGGTTACTTTGTCAGTGAGCATGTTGATCATCAGCCCTACTGGCAGTAAGAAGATGATAAAGGAAAGGATCATTAACATGGCAGCGGCCAGCGGTTTTTTCCAGTGGCGCTTTTCAACCAGTCTGAACATGTAATTGCGGGAGATCACATAGAGTGTGATGGCGCCAAGGAAGCCGGGGAAAAATGAATACAGCTCCATAAAAAGGAGGGAAGCCAGCAAAACGATGATAAGCAGGAAACAGATCTGTTTCAGGCGTTCGTTGTCAATGACGCTCATAAGGTTGATAAGTTAAATGTAATAGAAGGTGATACAAAAAGAATACCGTTCGCAACCATTTTGTTCATTTAGAAACATGTGGTTTTAGCAATAGCCGATCAACCATCCCCGCAGCATTATTTTTTTAACATGTATTTTTCCTTAATTTTTAATTCTTGGAATAGTGTTTGTACCTGTCA
This Chitinophaga sancti DNA region includes the following protein-coding sequences:
- a CDS encoding AI-2E family transporter translates to MSVIDNERLKQICFLLIIVLLASLLFMELYSFFPGFLGAITLYVISRNYMFRLVEKRHWKKPLAAAMLMILSFIIFLLPVGLMINMLTDKVTYAIEHTSELIAGLKSLNERINGATKIDVLSQVKLEQLQGYLTAVLPRLLGATFNTLTTIAILYFILYFMLVSGREMEAYLYEYIPLKDENVLRLGSEFRKLVIANAVGIPLIAIIQGIVSLIGYFIFQVPEPIFWFAVTCCTSMLPVVGAAAVYVPMGIYLLGIGSTWQGIAVLAYGFAVVGTSDNIFRFVLAKKIGDVHPMITIFGVLVGVNLFGFIGLIFGPLLISMFILLLEIYSNEFLVKKREVRIEK